From the genome of Pseudoxanthomonas sp.:
TGCGGCTGTGTGACAATGCGGCACCCAGGACCTGTGATTATCCGATGAGCGACCCCGGCGACACCACCTACCGCGACTGGATGTGCGTGGTCTGTGGCTTCATCTACCGCGAAGCCGATGGCCTGCCCGAAGAGGGTATCGCCCCAGGCACGCGCTGGGCCGACGTGCCCGAGACCTGGACCTGCCCGGACTGCGGCGTGACCAAGGACGATTTCGAGATGGTGGAACTGGATTGAAGGCCGCCGGCCTCTCCCTTTCCTCCTCATGCCAACGCCTGGAGATGTGATGAGCGACCTGCTCGACGCCGTTGAACTTGAAACCGGCACCGCCCCGCAGTGGAGCGTGCTGTGGCTGCACGGCCTGGGGGCCGATGGCAATGACTTCGCCCCGATCGTGCCCGAGCTGGTGCGGCCGGGCTGGCCGGCGCTGCGCTTCGTGTTCCCGCATGCGCCGGTGCGCGCGGTCACCATCAACAACGGCATGCGCATGCGTGCCTGGTACGACATTGCCGGCAC
Proteins encoded in this window:
- a CDS encoding rubredoxin — protein: MSDPGDTTYRDWMCVVCGFIYREADGLPEEGIAPGTRWADVPETWTCPDCGVTKDDFEMVELD